A portion of the uncultured Bacteroides sp. genome contains these proteins:
- a CDS encoding MFS transporter, with product MNITTFNSLKSRNYRLYFSGQSVSLIGTWMQRTAVYWLVFDQTHSNFMLGLVVFATQFPSFLFSPLGGVISDRYNRYRVTLATQTCSMIQATILSIVVLFTDYSIWEIFLLSVVMGIVNAFDLPARQSLVNEVVDDKSNLQNAIALNSSMGKLAWLIGPAISGIILEKLGAGTCFLINAFSYLAVITSLLLMRITPYVPQPHTKKIMKEFKEGFNYLKNNPSLGKIVIMLACVSLFALPFNTLLPVYAKVIFHGTASTYGYLNSAIGLGALVGAILLASLKPGSNLKRLLFINMVILSIALLVFSHISNFSIALCAASLAGFAMMSQTTICNTIIQTEASIEMRGRALSFFAMAFFGMQPLGGLLTGTISQYIGAPYTILAQGIAAIIIAALFFSFLLGKKKNISEMKKTNQPS from the coding sequence ATGAATATTACAACTTTCAATTCTTTAAAAAGCCGTAACTACAGATTATATTTTTCCGGACAATCTGTTTCATTAATCGGAACGTGGATGCAACGCACTGCTGTTTATTGGTTAGTGTTCGATCAAACCCATTCTAACTTTATGCTGGGGTTGGTAGTCTTCGCCACACAATTTCCTTCTTTCCTATTTTCGCCACTGGGAGGTGTGATATCCGATCGTTACAATCGCTATCGGGTTACGCTGGCTACGCAAACGTGTTCGATGATACAGGCAACTATTCTATCCATTGTAGTACTATTTACCGACTATTCTATCTGGGAAATCTTTCTCCTTAGCGTAGTGATGGGGATAGTAAATGCGTTCGATTTACCTGCCAGACAATCGTTGGTAAACGAGGTAGTAGATGATAAAAGTAATCTGCAAAATGCGATAGCATTAAACTCTTCGATGGGAAAACTGGCCTGGCTAATAGGACCCGCGATATCGGGTATTATATTAGAGAAACTAGGTGCAGGTACCTGTTTTCTCATCAATGCTTTTAGCTATCTTGCCGTAATCACATCCCTGCTCCTGATGAGAATCACACCGTATGTGCCACAGCCGCATACTAAAAAAATCATGAAAGAGTTTAAAGAAGGATTTAACTATTTAAAGAACAATCCTTCTTTGGGCAAAATCGTAATCATGCTGGCCTGCGTTAGCCTCTTCGCACTTCCATTCAATACACTTCTGCCTGTATATGCCAAAGTAATTTTTCACGGAACAGCCTCAACCTATGGCTATCTGAACAGCGCCATTGGCCTCGGAGCATTGGTCGGAGCCATTTTACTGGCCTCTCTAAAGCCGGGTAGCAATCTGAAACGGCTCTTATTCATCAATATGGTGATATTGAGTATCGCATTACTCGTTTTTTCTCACATCAGTAATTTTTCTATTGCGCTATGCGCAGCTTCATTGGCCGGCTTTGCCATGATGTCTCAAACCACCATCTGCAACACGATTATACAAACCGAAGCATCGATTGAGATGAGAGGAAGAGCTCTCAGCTTCTTTGCTATGGCATTCTTCGGCATGCAGCCACTCGGAGGATTACTGACCGGTACCATCTCTCAATACATTGGAGCCCCTTATACTATCTTGGCACAAGGCATTGCAGCCATTATCATTGCAGCTTTATTCTTCTCCTTCTTGCTCGGTAAAAAGAAGAATATATCTGAAATGAAGAAAACCAACCAACCAAGCTAA
- a CDS encoding class I SAM-dependent methyltransferase, whose product MKATLLTANNDPMGAAITDYFTHHKADRLRVFSSLFDEDEIPVKDLFRAPTRMPIIERTALQLAKGKILDVGAGSGCHALALQEAGKEVCAIDISPLSVEVMKQRGVKNVQLVNLFDETFCEHFDTILLLMNGSGIIGKIENLPTFFLKMKQLLNPDGCVLMDSSDLRYLFEEEDGSYLVDLAGDYYGEIDFEMQYKDIKGDVFDWLYIDFQTLSLYATQHGFKAELVKEGRHYDYLAKLSLTK is encoded by the coding sequence ATGAAAGCAACTCTGCTCACAGCCAACAACGACCCCATGGGTGCAGCCATAACCGATTATTTTACCCATCACAAGGCCGATCGCTTACGTGTATTTTCCTCTTTATTCGATGAAGATGAGATACCTGTAAAAGATTTATTCCGAGCTCCAACTCGTATGCCTATCATAGAGCGGACGGCATTACAATTGGCCAAAGGAAAGATACTGGATGTAGGCGCAGGTAGTGGTTGCCATGCTCTGGCACTTCAGGAAGCAGGCAAAGAGGTTTGTGCCATTGACATTTCTCCTCTATCAGTAGAGGTAATGAAACAACGTGGGGTAAAGAATGTGCAACTCGTCAATCTCTTTGATGAAACCTTCTGCGAACACTTCGACACCATTCTGCTACTAATGAATGGTTCCGGAATCATAGGCAAAATAGAAAATCTACCAACTTTCTTCCTCAAGATGAAGCAACTACTCAACCCGGACGGATGTGTACTGATGGATTCAAGCGATCTTCGCTACCTTTTTGAAGAAGAAGATGGCAGTTATCTGGTCGACTTAGCCGGAGATTATTATGGTGAAATCGATTTCGAGATGCAGTACAAAGACATAAAAGGAGATGTTTTCGATTGGCTCTACATCGATTTCCAGACACTCAGCCTGTACGCCACGCAACACGGATTCAAAGCAGAACTGGTAAAAGAAGGTAGACACTATGATTATCTGGCAAAATTAAGTTTGACCAAATAG
- a CDS encoding VOC family protein, translated as MKLNVHLVFPGTCEEAFNFYKEVLDGDITFLFRKKEDKSLQLTEAEKEKISHMILSTEHFNLGAEDAPEGEVVATGSNCKLVLVFTDIEKLRKVFDLLSQGGEVVALLEKTFFCDAFGELIDKYGVRWLIMMDDEGYSA; from the coding sequence ATGAAATTGAATGTGCATTTAGTTTTTCCGGGTACTTGTGAAGAGGCGTTTAACTTTTACAAAGAAGTATTAGACGGAGATATAACCTTCTTATTCAGAAAGAAAGAGGATAAATCTCTTCAGTTAACTGAGGCAGAGAAAGAGAAGATTTCTCATATGATTCTTAGTACGGAGCATTTTAATTTGGGAGCTGAAGATGCACCTGAAGGTGAAGTGGTTGCAACGGGTAGTAATTGCAAATTGGTGCTTGTCTTCACGGATATAGAAAAACTTCGTAAAGTGTTCGATTTACTATCTCAAGGTGGTGAGGTAGTGGCTCTTCTAGAGAAAACGTTTTTTTGTGATGCCTTTGGTGAACTGATAGATAAGTACGGTGTCCGTTGGTTAATTATGATGGATGACGAAGGTTATTCTGCATAG
- a CDS encoding TlpA disulfide reductase family protein, with protein MKMKLFCISCIFLSFWVGSVSAKEFKSPNQGEVKADSTGYIVRVGEMAPDFTVTLTDGRTVALSSLRGKVVMLQFTASWCSVCRKEMPFIESDIWQKHKENNEFMLIGVDRDEPLDKVVEFGKAVKVTYPLGLDPGADIYSKYALRDSGITRNVLIDRDGRIVKLTRLYNEPEFASLVQKIDAMLKK; from the coding sequence ATGAAGATGAAATTATTTTGTATTTCCTGCATTTTTCTGTCTTTTTGGGTTGGCAGCGTATCTGCTAAAGAGTTTAAATCTCCAAATCAAGGTGAAGTGAAAGCTGATAGTACAGGTTATATTGTTCGGGTGGGAGAGATGGCCCCTGATTTTACGGTGACTCTGACAGATGGAAGAACGGTTGCTCTTTCTTCTCTTCGTGGCAAAGTTGTGATGTTGCAGTTTACTGCCAGTTGGTGTAGTGTGTGCCGCAAGGAGATGCCTTTTATTGAAAGCGATATCTGGCAAAAGCACAAAGAGAACAATGAGTTCATGCTTATAGGGGTCGACCGTGATGAACCGCTCGACAAGGTCGTTGAGTTTGGAAAAGCAGTGAAAGTGACTTATCCGCTGGGTTTGGATCCCGGGGCGGATATCTACTCGAAGTATGCTTTACGTGACTCCGGCATTACGCGCAATGTGCTTATCGATCGTGACGGGCGTATTGTGAAACTTACCCGGCTGTACAATGAACCTGAGTTTGCTTCATTGGTTCAGAAGATTGATGCAATGCTGAAGAAGTGA
- a CDS encoding nuclear transport factor 2 family protein has product MEQSIAEKIIALEKEALTEWNKGNPSAYLELYSQEITYFDPFAEKRFDGFKKMKAFYETLRGTISVDKSEMNNVLVQGNDNMVVLTYNLNSYSDGKWNCTEVYCLEKDGKWRIIHNHWSFTKPNLGL; this is encoded by the coding sequence ATGGAACAGAGCATTGCAGAAAAGATTATTGCATTAGAAAAAGAGGCTTTGACAGAATGGAATAAAGGAAATCCATCTGCTTATTTGGAGTTATATTCTCAGGAAATAACCTACTTTGATCCGTTTGCAGAGAAGCGCTTTGACGGTTTTAAAAAGATGAAGGCTTTTTATGAGACTTTGCGGGGAACAATCTCCGTGGATAAGTCTGAAATGAATAATGTGCTTGTGCAGGGGAATGATAACATGGTGGTACTGACTTATAATCTGAATTCTTATTCAGACGGTAAATGGAATTGCACGGAAGTATACTGTCTGGAAAAAGATGGTAAATGGCGGATAATTCACAATCATTGGTCGTTTACGAAGCCCAATTTAGGACTATAA
- a CDS encoding YafY family protein, with product MNRIDRLSAILIMLQSSSLVKAKDIATRFDIGLRTVYRDVKALEDAGIPLAGNSGTGYSLVEGFKLPPLMFTKEEAFAFLLAEKLVDQFTDFGFKENYKSGIDKIRAVMQLAEKKSIEMLNDKIDVMHFHAVKPTANQDILKDVLCGIADKRRIQITYSNYKQEITERKLDPIGLFFSKSNWYLVAYCDIRKDYRTFRVGRIQCVYQTSETFENEHPPLHSFLKEIEKMEGLHEVLIEVDKTKVILLDENRFYEGLIYEEDKGDKVILHFMVFSLERFARWCLSYIDIARILSPDALKGEVTSLLNKGNKY from the coding sequence ATGAACCGTATTGATCGATTATCTGCTATTCTCATTATGCTTCAATCTTCGTCTTTGGTAAAGGCGAAAGATATAGCTACTCGTTTTGATATTGGTCTTCGAACAGTGTATCGAGACGTTAAAGCTTTGGAGGATGCCGGTATCCCTTTAGCTGGTAATTCCGGCACGGGGTATTCTTTGGTAGAGGGGTTTAAGTTACCGCCACTGATGTTTACTAAGGAGGAAGCCTTTGCCTTTTTGCTTGCAGAGAAGTTGGTCGATCAGTTTACGGACTTCGGCTTTAAAGAGAACTATAAGTCGGGTATTGATAAAATTAGAGCTGTGATGCAATTGGCAGAGAAGAAATCAATTGAGATGCTCAATGATAAAATAGATGTGATGCATTTTCATGCCGTTAAGCCGACTGCTAATCAAGATATTCTGAAAGATGTGTTGTGTGGCATTGCAGATAAAAGAAGGATTCAGATTACTTATTCCAATTATAAACAGGAAATAACAGAACGAAAATTAGATCCTATCGGCTTATTCTTTTCAAAATCCAATTGGTATCTGGTGGCTTATTGTGACATTCGCAAAGATTACAGAACGTTTCGCGTAGGGAGGATACAGTGTGTTTACCAAACTAGTGAGACTTTTGAAAATGAACATCCACCGCTTCATTCTTTTCTGAAAGAGATAGAAAAGATGGAGGGACTACACGAGGTCTTGATAGAGGTAGACAAAACGAAAGTAATTTTGCTTGATGAAAACCGCTTTTATGAAGGATTGATCTATGAAGAAGATAAAGGGGATAAGGTTATTTTACACTTCATGGTTTTCTCATTGGAACGCTTTGCACGCTGGTGTTTGTCTTATATTGACATTGCCAGAATTCTGTCTCCTGATGCTTTGAAAGGTGAAGTGACTAGTTTGCTGAATAAAGGAAATAAATACTAA
- a CDS encoding MBL fold metallo-hydrolase: MKLTYIYHSGFAIEAENVTIIIDYYKDSSETAPNQGVVHDELLQRPGKIYVLSSHFHPDHFNRDILDWKKQRPDIHYILSRDILQSHRASKEDGTYIDKPEVYEDDTLRIQAFGSTDAGISFLIELEGMKIFHAGDLNNWHWMEESTEQEVRKAEGDFLAEVKFLQQTAPAIDLVMFPVDSRLGKDYFRGARQFVEQIKTSIFVPMHFGEDYAGGNAFCSTAQAHGCKFITITHRGEKFEIK; encoded by the coding sequence ATGAAACTGACCTACATCTATCACAGTGGCTTTGCCATTGAAGCCGAAAATGTAACTATCATTATTGACTATTATAAAGATTCCTCCGAAACAGCACCCAACCAAGGCGTTGTGCACGATGAGCTTCTCCAACGTCCGGGTAAGATCTATGTCCTTTCCTCCCATTTTCATCCGGATCACTTTAACCGCGACATACTTGATTGGAAGAAACAAAGACCGGACATACACTACATCCTATCCAGGGATATTTTGCAAAGCCATCGGGCTTCGAAAGAAGATGGCACCTATATCGACAAACCTGAAGTATACGAAGACGATACTCTGCGTATTCAGGCATTCGGTTCTACCGATGCCGGAATCTCTTTCCTCATTGAACTGGAAGGGATGAAGATATTTCATGCCGGAGACCTGAATAACTGGCATTGGATGGAAGAATCGACCGAACAAGAAGTTCGCAAGGCCGAAGGAGATTTTTTGGCAGAAGTAAAGTTCTTGCAACAGACCGCACCTGCTATTGACTTGGTCATGTTTCCTGTAGATTCAAGGTTAGGAAAAGACTACTTTAGAGGAGCCAGGCAGTTCGTGGAACAAATAAAAACTTCTATATTTGTACCCATGCACTTTGGAGAGGATTATGCGGGAGGCAATGCTTTCTGTAGCACTGCTCAAGCCCACGGTTGCAAATTCATCACCATAACACATCGAGGAGAAAAATTCGAAATCAAATAA
- a CDS encoding N-acetyltransferase translates to MEANFTTLTASNIDKEHICCAISDKKCREGYELKKEWLKKELTNGYVFRRMDERAKVFIEYGPAENAWLPVEASNYLMINCFWVSGQYKGKGYAKALLQFAIDDATREGRDGLVTVAGSAKRPFMSDTKWLLRQGFEVVQSLPYGFVLLAKKINHGATNPRFKETVLTGECSEAKGLVVYYSNRCPFTEYHVHHSLVETAQKRQLPLTIIKLESMEQAQEAPTPATIFSLFYDGRFVTTDISACMDSRFDKIVSI, encoded by the coding sequence ATGGAGGCTAATTTTACAACTCTAACAGCAAGTAACATTGATAAAGAGCACATTTGCTGTGCTATATCCGACAAGAAATGCAGAGAAGGCTATGAATTGAAAAAAGAGTGGCTTAAAAAAGAACTCACTAACGGATATGTTTTTCGAAGAATGGACGAGAGAGCGAAAGTTTTTATTGAATACGGGCCGGCCGAGAATGCCTGGCTTCCGGTTGAGGCTTCAAATTACCTCATGATCAATTGCTTCTGGGTATCGGGGCAATATAAAGGAAAAGGGTATGCTAAAGCTTTGTTGCAATTTGCTATAGATGATGCCACGCGAGAGGGAAGAGATGGTTTGGTAACAGTAGCAGGGTCGGCAAAGCGCCCCTTTATGAGTGACACTAAATGGCTCTTACGGCAGGGATTTGAAGTAGTGCAGAGTCTGCCTTACGGCTTTGTTCTTCTTGCTAAAAAAATTAACCATGGTGCTACTAATCCCCGATTTAAAGAAACAGTCCTGACTGGCGAATGCTCTGAGGCAAAGGGTTTAGTCGTGTATTATTCTAATCGTTGCCCTTTCACCGAATATCATGTACATCACTCTTTGGTGGAGACAGCACAGAAAAGACAGCTCCCGTTGACGATTATTAAGCTTGAATCGATGGAACAAGCACAGGAAGCGCCTACTCCTGCCACAATCTTTAGCTTATTTTATGATGGCAGGTTCGTGACGACGGATATTAGTGCTTGCATGGATAGTCGATTTGATAAGATTGTTAGCATTTAA
- a CDS encoding VOC family protein yields MEIKSKFDHFNINVTNLERSIAFYEKALGLNVHHRKEAKDGSFILVYLTDNTTGFLLELTWLRDHAQAYQLGENESHLCFRLEGDYDEIRKYHKGMNCVCFENTDMGLYFINDPDDYWIEILPVK; encoded by the coding sequence ATGGAAATAAAAAGTAAATTTGACCACTTTAATATCAACGTAACCAACTTGGAACGTAGTATCGCTTTCTATGAAAAAGCATTGGGACTCAATGTGCATCACCGTAAAGAAGCAAAAGATGGTTCTTTTATTCTCGTCTATCTGACAGATAACACAACCGGCTTCTTATTGGAACTCACTTGGCTGAGAGATCATGCTCAAGCGTATCAATTAGGTGAAAATGAAAGTCACCTCTGTTTCCGTCTGGAAGGAGATTATGATGAGATTCGCAAGTACCATAAAGGGATGAACTGCGTTTGCTTTGAGAATACAGACATGGGGCTTTATTTCATCAACGATCCGGATGATTACTGGATCGAGATTCTACCGGTAAAGTAA
- a CDS encoding helix-turn-helix domain-containing protein, with protein sequence MEIVKVIKPSPTLAPYIKYYWILRINAAAPVTERVLPTGCVQLTFHKGKQLFSPTKNCLQPKAFVCGQASSFFDVVSIGDIEMISIVFHPYTTKAFFSMPISEFHGKNVSIDELGNNELADLEKQITDTADDTQCIQLIENFLIKKLYLFPEYNLKRIKATVQEINLQAQVSTPQLSDIACLSSKQFNRIFTDYIGATPKEFVRIIRMQRALYTLQTNSNENFAQLACECGYYDQSHLIKEFKIFSGYTPSEYLSVCAPYSDYFSTF encoded by the coding sequence ATGGAAATCGTCAAAGTCATAAAGCCGTCTCCTACCCTGGCACCGTATATCAAATATTATTGGATATTACGGATTAACGCTGCTGCACCAGTCACAGAACGTGTGCTGCCTACAGGGTGTGTCCAATTGACTTTCCATAAAGGGAAACAACTTTTTTCACCAACCAAAAACTGTTTGCAACCCAAAGCATTTGTTTGTGGACAAGCATCTTCTTTTTTCGATGTTGTATCAATCGGAGATATAGAGATGATTTCCATCGTTTTCCACCCATACACAACTAAAGCATTCTTCTCAATGCCCATAAGCGAATTTCATGGTAAGAATGTTTCGATAGACGAACTCGGGAACAATGAGCTGGCAGATCTGGAGAAACAAATTACTGATACTGCGGATGATACCCAATGCATCCAATTAATTGAGAATTTTTTAATTAAAAAGCTCTATCTATTTCCCGAATACAACTTAAAGAGGATAAAGGCAACAGTACAAGAAATCAATCTGCAAGCGCAAGTTAGCACTCCTCAATTATCAGATATTGCATGCCTCAGCAGTAAACAGTTCAATAGAATATTTACTGATTACATAGGCGCTACTCCTAAAGAATTTGTGCGCATCATCCGCATGCAAAGAGCTCTGTACACCCTACAAACAAATTCCAACGAGAACTTTGCACAGCTAGCCTGTGAATGCGGATATTATGACCAATCTCATTTAATAAAAGAGTTCAAGATATTTTCCGGATACACACCAAGCGAATATCTGTCCGTCTGCGCTCCTTACTCCGATTACTTCTCCACATTCTAA
- a CDS encoding DUF4468 domain-containing protein — MNKLTHLLAVMFLFCLPVVMQAQEDEDVKVDLTKYLVGAIPEKEGKVVFSEEYNLPGMSKEQVFDKMLGWMQKRLLKNKNASRVVYSDKEKGMIAGMGEEYIVFKSSALSLDRTLVNYQLTATCLPEKCLLNIEKIRYTYQEKEKYTAEEWITDKYALNKDKTKLVRGLSKFRVKTIDFVDELLANAQKTMGVTPVVAAQAAPAATVAVPTTTRPDVSSIPAIATSQQINTPVANLAGYKQIAPDKIPGSIVKMLSQDWMLITAGGNEKFNMMTASWGGLGVLYDKPVTYCFINPTRYTYQLMETNDTYTLTFYTEAYRDALNYCGSHSGKDGDKVKGAGLTPITTPTGSKAFSEAWLIIECRKLVSQSLTPEAVSDKKIKEQWAGKQMHKMYIGEIINVWVK, encoded by the coding sequence ATGAACAAACTAACACACCTCTTAGCCGTGATGTTCCTCTTCTGCCTTCCTGTAGTCATGCAAGCGCAAGAAGATGAAGATGTAAAAGTAGATTTAACCAAATATTTGGTTGGCGCAATTCCCGAGAAAGAAGGAAAAGTCGTTTTCTCCGAAGAATATAACCTTCCGGGAATGTCAAAAGAACAAGTTTTTGACAAGATGCTTGGGTGGATGCAAAAGCGCCTACTGAAGAACAAAAATGCAAGCAGAGTGGTGTATTCCGACAAAGAGAAAGGAATGATAGCCGGAATGGGAGAAGAATACATTGTATTCAAGTCAAGTGCTCTCTCACTAGATCGAACATTGGTGAACTACCAACTAACAGCTACATGCTTGCCCGAAAAATGCCTGTTGAATATTGAAAAAATACGCTATACTTATCAGGAGAAAGAGAAATATACCGCTGAAGAGTGGATCACAGATAAATATGCATTGAACAAAGACAAAACAAAGCTGGTGCGTGGGCTATCTAAGTTTCGCGTAAAGACGATTGATTTTGTCGATGAACTTCTTGCGAATGCGCAAAAAACCATGGGCGTAACTCCCGTTGTTGCCGCACAAGCTGCCCCAGCTGCAACAGTTGCCGTACCTACCACTACAAGGCCCGATGTAAGTTCCATACCCGCCATCGCTACAAGTCAACAAATCAATACCCCCGTTGCAAATCTGGCCGGATACAAACAGATTGCTCCCGATAAAATTCCCGGTAGTATCGTCAAAATGCTTTCTCAAGACTGGATGTTAATAACGGCTGGTGGCAATGAAAAATTTAATATGATGACTGCTAGTTGGGGTGGTCTGGGTGTACTGTATGACAAACCTGTCACCTACTGCTTCATCAATCCCACCCGTTATACCTATCAGTTAATGGAAACTAACGACACGTACACACTGACATTTTACACCGAGGCTTACCGTGATGCACTGAACTATTGCGGGAGCCACTCAGGTAAAGACGGTGACAAAGTAAAAGGTGCAGGGCTAACCCCCATCACAACTCCTACCGGGAGCAAAGCGTTTTCTGAAGCATGGCTCATCATAGAGTGTCGCAAGCTTGTGTCACAATCGCTCACTCCCGAAGCTGTTTCCGATAAAAAAATCAAGGAGCAATGGGCTGGAAAGCAAATGCACAAAATGTATATTGGTGAGATTATCAATGTATGGGTGAAATAA
- a CDS encoding VOC family protein, translating to MKKLIAFFEIPASDFNRAVKFYESILHTQLSVIECKDDKMAFFMEEGDCIGSISFAPERHPLAPSFHPSVSGVLISFNCKDINITHSLIKSNGGTIITPKTKIEAEGKGYFSIFLDSEGNSIGLYSDK from the coding sequence ATGAAAAAGTTAATTGCATTTTTTGAAATTCCGGCAAGCGATTTCAACCGGGCGGTAAAGTTCTATGAAAGTATTCTTCACACTCAGCTATCCGTAATAGAGTGTAAAGACGATAAAATGGCCTTCTTTATGGAAGAAGGAGATTGCATTGGTTCCATCTCTTTCGCGCCGGAACGACATCCCCTTGCTCCAAGTTTTCATCCATCGGTAAGCGGCGTACTGATTAGTTTCAATTGCAAAGATATAAATATCACTCATAGCTTAATTAAAAGCAACGGAGGAACAATCATCACTCCAAAGACGAAGATAGAAGCAGAAGGGAAAGGCTATTTCTCCATTTTCCTTGATAGTGAAGGTAATTCTATCGGGCTATACTCGGACAAGTAA